The Acinonyx jubatus isolate Ajub_Pintada_27869175 chromosome A2, VMU_Ajub_asm_v1.0, whole genome shotgun sequence genomic sequence AGCGCGAAGTAGGTGCTCAGTCTGAACGTTGATAGCTTTGATTCGAATTTCCTTGGACAGATCCACCACCTGTCACGTGATGGCCTCATAACAGTGGCAGGACGGTGGAAAACCCAAGCCTCCTTGTTCATTCATCCCACCAAACATGACCTCTAGTGGGAAAGGCGCTCCTGGCAGCCTGGCCCGGGAGTCCTGGCACTCAGCATTGCTGGCCCAAGTTTTGGGACCACCCGCTAAAGCCCACAGACCTTCCCACTGGAATAAAAATCCACACCAAATGGGTAGGAAACATGGTCGTGCTTTGGGTGAGCCAGTCTGATGAGAACCACAATTTGGCATGCAAATCCCAAGTAGGGGTACTGCCATGTAATAAATCCAGTGTGGGATCATCCCCCGACCATTCCAAGGGCCATTCCAAGGACCCCTGCTCTGGGGATCATGGTCTCCAGTGAGGGATCCTCACTCCCTGATAAGAAAGACCTCTCTCTCGCAATTGGAGAAGGCCAGAGCTCACAACTGTCCCAATAGACagtccccagcctccctccatAGGTGGCTGCCAAAaccccacaaccccccccccccaaaggagtCATCTCCTTTGTTATTTTCCAGAAAACCACACTAAGTGGCtgcagagatgagaaaatgaCTCCACCCCATCCGAAGAGCCCATCACACAAATGTAATTCAGAAAATACATTCTGATCCTTCCCCTTCCCACTAACACGTTCCCCCACCTCCAGGTGCACACATCTATATATCacacttgacaaaattcatctTCTTTTTGGAAGAACCTGGTCCTTGGAGATCTGCTCAGGGCAATGCCATTGCAAACACTGTAATTTCACATCAGTCACGGTAGAAACAAAACCAGTTACCAAAGAACTAACTTGAGAGCCCTCAAGTCACATAGAAATGGGTTTGCCTTAGCCAGGCCCACCAGCGGGGCTGGAAGCAGCATCCCTAGCCCTGGCTGGCCCCAAAGAGCCTGGAAAAGCTGCTGTTTTGCTTCAGATCCATCCAGGATAAAACGCAGAATAAATAATGGGTTGCTTGGGagtttgcagctatgtggatgtaACCGTCATGGTGTTCTCAGAATTCTCAGACAGAACCTCGCTTGATGGTCCAAAGGCTCAGCGGGTGCCTCCTGAAATCACCCCAGGTCACGCTGAAGCATGCGGTGAGAGGGGAGGTGGCACAGGAAGGAAGGCTTTTGTGAGATCCTCAGGTCCGGTTCACTGCTGGGTGGGTCTCCCTTCCCGGTGAGCACGGAATCATGCATTCTATCTTTGGTTTCGTGCCTTGAAGGCTTATGCCTTTGGAAGAGTGGCTCAAAGGTGTGAGAGACTAATGGCCTGGGGCCACACAGGCTCTCTGCTGAAGACACCTGGGAGCCATGGGTTCTCTCCTCGACTTTGGGACGAGAGGTCTTTCAGGCCTCAGCACCCAGGGCTGAGGTCCAGCCGCCAAAGCATGTCCTGTAGAGAAGCCTGCAGCCGGCTCAGGGCCACCACCTCCGTGGAGTAGAGTGAGGCTTCCAGGGCACCGCCCAGGCTCTCGAGGGTCTCCGGGCCCCTGGCCCGGGGCAAGGGACAGTTCTTGGAGGAAGCCAGCAGGTGGAGAAGGTCCCGGAGGTTCTCTAGGTCATTAGATATTTGGACCACGTTTCTAGAAGGCAGACCGGTGAGGATCTGTTGGTAGATGGCCAATGTCTGGTCCATCTTGGACAAACTCAGGACAGGGTGGAGCCCAGGAATGAAGTCAAGACCAGCGACTCTCTGTTTGGAGGAGACAGACTGCTGTgcgagaggaaaagggagagcaggggctcagagaagttggTTCTGCAAGGCTCTCGGCCTTTCCCATGAATGTGGAGGTCCGCTCTCTTGgctgcctcctctccccttcctcaccgCCCTGGCCCAGGCCCTTGATTCTTGTGCCCCGGGGACTGCCAAGCTTCCAAGCTGATCTCCTGGACTTCTAtcttcctgccctccccaaatcatcctgccctccccttccAGATGGATCTTCGAAGATCGTTCCCTCCTCCAAATGACCTCTGCTGTAGAACCAGCCATGAGGCCCGATTCCTGCTTAGTTAAGTCTCTTCCCCAGGCACTGAGGTCCTCCCTAAGTGCCCCTTCCCTAGCCATCCTCACACCCTTCCATTCCCAGAGGACTCCTCCTTCCCAGTCAGGGCCTCCAAGGCCTCTGGCCCCTCAGGGATCAAGGCCGGCCCCGCCTCACTCCTCTGCTCCAATAATGCTGGATACCAGGAGGGGGTGGCCTGCAGCCCTCACTTTCTGCGCCACCCAAGCTGGGACACTCTGGATCTACCCCGTGTGGCCTTGTCGGATAGCTACCGTGAAAGCAGGGACACTCACGCTGCTCTCCATAAAATGCCCAAGACtctggttctgagctgtccgAGGCCACTGTCAGACACGTATGGTGTCCAGGAGATGTGGAAGTCTCTAGATTGCCCCTTGCTGGGTAAGCAAGCAGGCTTTTAAGACTGGGGGCTACCAAACCCACAACGAAAAACCTTTAAAGAAGGCACACTGTGGTCTGGTTCTATGAGAGGGTTTATCTAGTTgctttatctaatttaatctcataacaaccctgtgaggaCTGTACTAGCTAGCTGATGAAACCAAGCCttaaagacatggaggaactAGCTTAAGGTTTTACAGATAGAGAACGAAAGTGTGGAGATTCACATTTAGTCTTCCTAATTCCAAATACAGCCCGCATGTAGGAAGCGGCTGTTTGTGAGGTAGGGAGGAGTCAAGGCCACCATGGCCCCTACATGTGGCTGCACAGGCTTCAGCTGACATCTGAGGTCCTGGTTCCCCCATGGGCAAACCTGTTGTCTTCCCAGGCTCTCCCTACCGTGTGTGAAATGTCATTGATCCTGGTGACAATCGTCTTGATGAGGGTTTTGGTGTCATCCTGGACTTTTCGGATTGGCACAGCTTCAACATAGGACAGATAGGGCCAAAGCCACAGGAATCGGCACAAGGGTCCACAAAGCATTTTCCTTCCCGGGATGTACGTCTCGGGCCTGCAAACAGAAGGAACCACGCGTAGCAAGTCGCCGGTGATCTCAGAAAACACCCATATGCCCTGTGACCAACCATATTTTCAGATGTGGATAAAAAGGAGACTCGCTTTGCGCCATAGCGATCATCTCCTCAGAGTCAAAGACAATTCATTATCTAGAAGTACAATAATGAAATGCATTTCCTTGGGGAGGCAAGACCTGACCAACTCTGTGATGCGGTGTGGGATAGATCACAGAGCAGTAAGCCAGGGCCTGAGCAAATGGACGTGGTGGTGACGATTTGACTTTATTGCATGCTGCGAGGAAAAGAACCAGCTTTTATGGTCTGGTCTGAATCCAGCCATTTAATAGCCGCATGACTTTAAGCACATCACATAACCACGAAAACCTCCACCTCCATCTCCTGCAATATACCTACCTCGAGGCTTTTATGAGGATCAAATTAGATGATGCATGTGCAAGAGCTTTAAAGGTGTTGTGAAATGTACTCTATTACTACCCTTATTACTAGAGATTATGTTACTTGTCCTCTCCATTACTCTCCCACAGCGGCCTGCTGATATCTCTGTGATGGCATTTCTCACTGGCTTTATAACTTCCTTTCTCTCCCGCTGGGAGCCTGAACCCACCTGGCACTGGTGGAAGGTCTTCAAATGTGTCGGATACAGCACCGAGCACCAAGGATACAGTGGTGAATAATAGATGTTCTCTACTCTCAGGTGGCTTATGCTttaataggagagataaaggggaAGCAGTCCATTCCAATACAGGCAGAACAAACTGTACAAGAAGGACAAGTGCAAGATATCACAGGAGTACAAAGGGAGCTCCCTGGAAGAGGTGTCACCTGAGCTGGGTATTAAAGACCAAGCGGCTGTCAGTAAGAGTGGACAGTGGTGGGCACAGTGGCCAGAAAACAGCTGGTGGAGGCAGGAGAGACTATCTAACATGTTCGTCCAGAATGTTTGACACTTTCAAAGTCATGGAACAATGAAttctaatattaataatatgCAGATCCTTGAATAAGCAGCAGTTTTAAGGAGACGCGAAAGACAAAGGTAATAAAGTGAAATGTATGCGAGCCTGTGATCCATGCTAAGTATGTGTGCATGAGCCTGAAATGATAATCAAATGTAAGTAAATATTAGCATGAAGGTGCTGGAGATGGCCAAAAAGTTAATCTCTGCTTTTTATGTTCTGCCTCATCTGGGTATTGATAAAAATAGACTGTACATTTTCTGTCCACAGGTGGCAATATTAGTATAATTCTTATGCTGgcaatataatagaaaaaagtggctgtttatatattctttctttataattcttGATCAAAGGTATGCTTTTCATCTGAATTTCATAGATGTGGGAAAACGAAGGTCGAGAAGATGTgttaacttgcccaaagtcaaacaGGTAAGCGGCAGAGTCAGGGTTCTGCTTAACGCAGAAAGCCTGGggtgccttccccccaccctaaGATTTCTCCAGCCTTTAAAGAGAGCCCCAAATTACAAACCACCCCAATGTTcaacccaggcacctccagagaCCATGGCCCTTGGAAACAAATACCCGGCTCTAGGATGAAGCTATGAGACTGTGCCACCAAATCAacttcaaatatgaaaaatactagGTAATTCAGGAGGGGGCCCTTCAGGCGTTTTtgtgcttgttttctttcttaagaagCTGACACCCCCTCTATTACCTACTGATTACCTAAGTAAACACTTGCGCCAAATGTTTGTGGAAGGGAGTTCAGTGGCGCTAACCCCCAACAGGGTTCCACAAAATCCTAATAAAGTTGGAGAGAATAGTGGTTAGGCCCCGAGGGTTCAGCAGCAGCTCTGCCCTTTTTAGCTATGAGTCTCTAGGCAAATACTTAACTTCCCTACAGCATCCCATTCTCATTAGTAAAACGGAATAATACCCACTGGCTCAAAAGAGTAAATGAGATGAACCTGTCAAGCCCCTgcatattgtgtgtgtatgtgctgaagggtgggtggggggtggggtgggggtaggaaagGTCAGCAGTTTCTTGGAATTGCGTGATTACTGGGCAGGGCTTAAAACACTGGGGCAACACTACCTGTAACCAACGCTGAATCTAGCATTTTCCTCGCCTTGGGTCATCTCAACAGGGTGCCTGGTATTTCGGGGCGTTTCCCCTGCGGCACAAGATTGAGCGGTACCCTTTGCTAGGATTCTTGCGTTAATGACACCCTCCTTCCCAAGAGAATTTATTGCCAGATTAACTCTGGTCATAGTCGCTCTCACATAATGGCCACCCTGTAACACCTGAATGGGAAAACAGTTTTACAAGCCCCTCTCTCACCACTGATAACATGCTTCGGTGGATGCAGAAAATACATTGTAGTTCCTTGAATTGAGAAGCTGAGGCTCAATCTGCCTGAGAGGCCAGATTTAGAGGCGCTCCACAGAGAACTCATAACAAGCCCATCTGGGATCAAAGTGGTGGAGAGAACGTGGCCCACCAGTATACACAACACACGTGctcacacacataacacacatcATGGGCACGTACACAAACATGAACAGACCGAACCCTTTTAGTAGAGACTGCTAGTTGTCTCCAATATCtattcttccattctttccaagtaatttatatccaagtttgGATGGGGATGTGGCCATCCAGAATAAATACAACATTTCTCAGCGTCTCCCAACTAGATTTGGCCACGCCACGAAAGTCTGGCCaatcaggggtgcccgggtggctcagtccgttaagtgtccgactttggctcaggtcatgatctcgtggttcgtgagttcgagccccaaggggggctctgtgctgacagttcggagcctggagcctgctttggattcggtgtcttctccctctctgttcctcccccgcttgcactctggctctggctctctcaaaaataaagattaaaaaaaaaaaaggtctggcCAATTAAATTTCAGCAGAGGTACTCTGTGGCAGCTCTCAGGTTATGTgcctttgtctcttcttttctcatcCCTTCCTCCATCCCATGCCTGGATTGTGGATATAGCAGCCGGCATTCTGACGCCATCTTGGATCATGAGGACGAGGGCCTCACCTTATAAATGATGGAGTAGGGAGCTGGAACCCAGTTCCCTGAGGACTCTGTGGGGCCAAGGTGACATACTGGCCTCAGACTGCCCATCCCTGGacttgtgtgtgtgagagagacataACCTCTGTCTTGTTTAAGCCGCTATGGGTCTCTGCTAAATGCAGCCAAATTTAATGCTAGTTAATTTATACACCTGGATGTGGGCATCAGAAAAGAGTGGATATCAAGTCTTCCTGGGTTCATCTGAGTGTCAATACCTGAGTGAGGTCTGGCTGTGGTCCAAGAAGGTGGTACAGGTGGCTGGTGAGAGCACAGTTTGGGACTGGACAGGGCAGGAATAATTTAAGACGGCGACTATAACTTCACTGAGCCCAGCACCTTATACATAATAATTACTCAATGGACAGCTGACAGTTGACAGTTAACATGTATTAATCGTCCACTGTGGACCAGgtacaaagacaaaaaagacatGCATGGAGCCATAGGAAGTCAGGAATCAGGACTAGTGAGGGACTGGCTGAAGACTCCTGGTCTTTCCGGAAGCCCAGTGACTATACCGCAGTATTTCATGTGGTTAAACATTAACATGAATTATTTGTTAGAGATAAAAGTGAAGAACAAAGCTGTGCTCTTGAACAACTGGCTTACATAATTAGCTACAATGCAAGGAGGAATGTTTAAACAGATAGCACGCCTTGGGTAACTGAGGGGAGGGAGTCGCATGTACAAGGATGGGCTGTGAAGTTCAGCAGAACTCTGCTTGAGTGGGTGTATAGGACCATGGGTAAGTTTGCCAAACTCTCTCAGACTCATTTCtcttagctgtaaaatggggatgatacaAATCGTAATTCCCACTTGAGGCCGTTCGGCAGACGAAATGAAGTAACGTAGGTAAAGTGCTAGCTCTTTGCCTGGCATATGGTCAACACGTTAGCTGTTGTCACCAGCTAAGAGATCAAGGAGGCAtcttggaggaggtggcatttgataAGGGCCGTAAGAGTGAGAAGGAACTTCACTGGGTTCGtgaaggtggaggagaggagcagcCCGGCTGAGGACTCAGAGGCTGAAGAACACTTATGAGCTGAGGACACGGGGGCTCACAGCCCACACGGGAGGTGCAAAgggccaggaggtggggagggcttgGGCACCGAGTGCTGCGTAGGGAGGCTAGACTTCTTTTGCAGAAGTGAGGGGCTCTGACTGTCCCCAGGCTAATGCTTTCAGCCCAGATGACGCGAAGGATGGAGGTGGAAATTGGCaaaggcagcaggagggaggTGCGACGTTGCCGATTTGCTCGTTGCGACTGGTGGGACCTCAGGGGGACCCATCCAGCTGACAGTTCGGGTTGGGAGTCACAATCAGATGGACGGGGCCGCAGATGGAGACCCAGGAGTGCCTAGCTGGAGAGAGCTGAGGTGAGAGAAATGGGGAGGAGAAAGGCGAATGTCAGCCAGCTGCCTGGGCTGCGAAACCTTTTCCCTCTAGAAGTTTCCAAAACGGTTTTGAACATTTAGGAGCTGTCATTTTCTGCTAGTTAAAAGATGAGCCGCTGAAATGTTGATACAACATCctgtctcttttatttctctctgaccATTATTCAAGCAGAGCCTGTGGAGGAAATGGGTACCATTGGGGGAGGCGTGGTCAGTGGCCTCCCCTCCACTCTGCTGGCTCCCCACCCCGCACTTCTCTGCTCATCCTCTGGGCCTCTTGGTCACTAGTTTTTGCCTCCTgctgccttccctctcctttaATTAAGACCCTGCCACTCCCTGTCATCTCTTCTGGCATCCCCTGTCATGGGTGCAtcggagaagaaaagagagaagccagaaaaTGGAGCCTCCCAGGGCAGCACTAGATAAGGGAATGTCATCACAGAAAACAGTTCCAAGGCCAGCAGGAGAGGCTCATATAACCACACCTCCGATCCCCGCACAATTTCCCACTCTCCGAGTTCAGCCAGGTCCTGAGTGCTGGCCCCACATGTATTCATCCTTAGCGGActcctcccagccctgctctACGTCTATGcaggtgccaccccccccccccacttctgccttctcctcctaGACAAGCTCACCTCCCATTTCCCCAAGAAGCTGATGGCCTCCACATGTGACCTCCTTCACCTTCCCTCTGGTCCTAGAGGATGAGGCAGACCATGTGGGGCCTGTTATGTCAAGATAGGGGGGTGCTTCTCTTTATACAGGCTGGAGGGTTTGCTGGGCCAAGGTCAGGCTGCCTATAGCCTTCTGATGACAGCAGTCGGGGCGATGGGGAGACCTTAGAGTCACAGAAAAATTTGCTGGTGGAGGCTGCTAGCCTTGAGTTATCCAGAGTCCCATGCATCTCCTGGTTTAAAGTGTCAGAGGTTAGCAGGAACCCAGCacacatttctctcttccttcttctctcctccagcTATTGGGATTTCTACACCCCTTTCTTCAATAATTTCTAGTGTGCTGGTGTGaattaaattcaaataatgtagtatttgcttttaattatgaGGGAAAAGCTTTGGATGGTCTGTGCTCCTTCTGGCAGAAATTCTTCCTGTGGGCTCCCTCCCATCCTTTCCTTttactctcccttccttcctttctccataaTTCCAAGTTGGAAGGGACTTGGGGACGGGGAAAAAACAAAGGATGAATAGAGACAGGGAAGACTGGATCCTGGTTATTTAAGCTACTCAGAAGCCAGTGGAACAGACAGAAGCTTAAATAACTCATCTTAACCCAATCCCATAAAGGTTATGAGCATAGACTTtggggagcacagaggaaggggGTGACTCTGGGGAGGTGAAGACAGCTTTGCAAATGAGGCAGTATTTGAACTGAGACTTTAAGGACAGGAGTTCCCCCAAGGGGAAGAGGACAAGGAAGGCATTCCAGGCCAAGGCGACAGTGTGGAGTTGGGGAAAGCTAGGGTGGGTTCAGGAGGATTCAATATGGAGGAAGGGTAGAGCATGTGAGGCTAGAGAGCTACAATGTCCCAGGCTTGATTCCACCTGTGGGGCATCTGCCCTactcataacacacacacacacacacacacacacacacacacacaggccctgGAGTCCATGTTTGCATGACCAGTGATAGGCAAGAGACCATGAatactcttctctctttccttacctcttcctcctccaaaccCTGATTAAGTCAATTAGCATCTCTCCCAGGAATTTAAAGTAGGTTTCAGAGAGCCCAGTTTGTCTCTACTGAGGGCTCAGAAGCTCCGGGGTAGCCACAGTTGCCTTCAAGTGCATGCAGTGGCTGAGAAAGATCAGAGTTCATTCAGCCGCTGACAGGTGAGTTACAGTCAGTGCCTGTGCTCCTTCCTGaccttctttctgtttcctgacCTTCTTGGTTTTGGGCCCTCCCTGTCCTTAGCCTCCAGTGTGAGATACTCTTCTACTTACACTCACTTGAGTATATTTCAACCCTCtggatatatttttctatatccaAGGGACatatagatgcacacacacaaaaggagcaagtatcaagaaagaaaattccccCTTACCATGAGTGATGCCCTGCTAAGGGTTTGGTTTTTCAGATGTTGGTTGCCGTATACTGTTTGACACACTGAGCTAGCATGAGTGGTTTTCTCTTATTTGCAATCAAGAGCCTCGTCTGAGAAACAGTAACGTACTTAACCAGCAGccggggtgtgggtgtggggatTATATTCTTCCCATTCATCACACACCACCCTTAGATCTGATCCCATCAAGGATTACGAATTGGTTTCAATTCTGGTGTC encodes the following:
- the LEP gene encoding leptin isoform X2; this translates as MLCGPLCRFLWLWPYLSYVEAVPIRKVQDDTKTLIKTIVTRINDISHTSVSSKQRVAGLDFIPGLHPVLSLSKMDQTLAIYQQILTGLPSRNVVQISNDLENLRDLLHLLASSKNCPLPRARGPETLESLGGALEASLYSTEVVALSRLQASLQDMLWRLDLSPGC
- the LEP gene encoding leptin isoform X1 translates to MLCGPLCRFLWLWPYLSYVEAVPIRKVQDDTKTLIKTIVTRINDISHTQSVSSKQRVAGLDFIPGLHPVLSLSKMDQTLAIYQQILTGLPSRNVVQISNDLENLRDLLHLLASSKNCPLPRARGPETLESLGGALEASLYSTEVVALSRLQASLQDMLWRLDLSPGC